The following proteins are encoded in a genomic region of Glycine soja cultivar W05 chromosome 17, ASM419377v2, whole genome shotgun sequence:
- the LOC114393426 gene encoding mitogen-activated protein kinase 15-like isoform X2, translated as MPHDQRKKSSVDIDFFTEYGEGSRYKIEEVIGKGSYGVVCSAYDTHTGEKVAIKKINDIFEHVSDATRILREIKLLRLLRHPDIVEIKHILLPPSRREFKDIYVVFERMESDLHQVIKANDDLTPEHYQFFLYQLLRGLKYIHRANVFHRDLKPKNILANADCKLKICDFGLARVAFNDTPTAIFWTDYVATRWYRAPELCGSFFSKYTPAIDIWSIGCIFAELLTGKPLFPGKNVVHQLDLMTDFLGTPSPEAIARVRNEKARRYLSSMRKKKPVPFSQKFPNVDPLALRVLQRMLAFEPKDRPTAEEALADSYFKGLAKVEREPSAQPVTKIEFEFERHRITKEDVRELIYREILEYHPKMLKEHLEGAEPTGFMYPSAVDHFKKQFAYLEEHYGKGGTVTPPERQHASLPRSCVLYSDNSRPNMAEVADDISRCSIKEVEKPAMDRTGGIPMARLPLQAPQNIQGVAAWPRKGVGSVLHYNNCGVAVTAVAEQRKMGRNPSVSAQYAAPSSSYPRRNPSCKSEKVEEGIEGANGLQTKPQYIARKVVAAAQGGPGGNWY; from the exons ATGCCTCATGATCAGAGAAAAAAG TCATCTGTAGATATAGACTTCTTTACAGAATACGGTGAAGGGAGTAGATACAAAATAGAGGAAGTAATAGGTAAAGGAAGCTATGGTGTTGTTTGCTCTGCATATGATACACACACCGGAGAAAAGGTTGCAATAAAGAAAATCAATGACATATTTGAACATGTTTCTGATGCCACGCGCATTCTTCGTGAGATCAAGCTTCTTAGACTCTTACGCCATCCTGATATTGTGGAGATCAAGCATATTTTGTTACCTCCTTCTAGAAGGGAGTTCAAAGATATATATGTTGTTTTTGAACGTATGGAATCTGATTTACATCAGGTCATCAAAGCAAATGATGATTTGACTCCAGAGCATTATCAGTTTTTTCTCTATCAGCTTCTTCGAGGCTTGAAGTATATACACCGAG CAAATGTTTTTCACCGAGATCTAaagccaaaaaatattttagcaaatGCTGACTGCAAACTGAAGATTTGTGACTTCGGTCTTGCCAGAGTGGCTTTCAATGATACACCAACTGCTATATTTTGGACA GATTATGTTGCAACAAGGTGGTATAGAGCTCCTGAATTGTGTGGATCCTTTTTCTCCAAG tATACCCCAGCTATAGACATATGGAGCATTGGCTGCATTTTTGCAGAACTTTTAACTGGAAAACCTCTTTTCCCAGGGAAGAATGTTGTCCATCAATTGGACCTCATGACTGATTTTCTTGGAACACCGTCTCCTGAAGCCATTGCTAGG GTACGGAATGAGAAAGCTCGGAGATACTTGAGTAGCATGCGTAAGAAGAAGCCAGTTCCTTTCTCCCAAAAGTTTCCTAATGTAGACCCCCTTGCTCTTCGTGTGTTACAAAGAATGCTGGCATTTGAACCTAAGGATCGACCTACTGCTGAAGAG GCTCTAGCAGATTCTTATTTTAAAGGCTTGGCCAAGGTTGAGAGAGAGCCTTCTGCCCAGCCAGTTACCAAGATAGAATTTGAATTCGAGAGACATAGGATAACAAAGGAAGACGTGCGAGAGCTTATATACCGAGAGATTCTGGAGTACCATCCGAAGATGTTAAAAGAACATCTAGAGGGAGCCGAGCCAACAGGATTCATGTATCCAAG TGCGGTGGATCACTTCAAGAAGCAATTTGCATATCTTGAGGAGCATTATGGAAAAGGTGGAACTGTTACTCCACCCGAGAGGCAACATGCATCATTACCCAG GTCATGTGTGTTGTATTCAGATAACTCAAGACCAAATATGGCTGAGGTTGCAGATGATATCTCCAGGTGTAGCATCAAAGAAGTTGAGAAGCCAGCCATGGACAGGACTGGTGGTATCCCAATGGCCAGGCTTCCTTTACAAGCTCCTCAAAATATTCAAG GCGTTGCTGCATGGCCCAGAAAAGGTGTAGGTTCTGTATTGCATTACAACAACTGTGGGGTAGCAGTTACAGCTGTTGCTGAGCAGCGGAAGATGGGTAGAAATCCGTCTGTTTCAGCCCAGTATGCTGCTCCAAGCAGTTCATATCCAAGACGAAACCCAAGCTGTAAAAGTGAGAAGGTGGAAGAGGGGATTGAAGGTGCTAATGGACTTCAGACTAAGCCTCAGTACATAGCACGAAAAGTTGTTGCTGCTGCTCAAGGGGGACCTGGTGGTAATTGgtattga
- the LOC114393426 gene encoding mitogen-activated protein kinase 15-like isoform X1, whose product MPHDQRKKSSVDIDFFTEYGEGSRYKIEEVIGKGSYGVVCSAYDTHTGEKVAIKKINDIFEHVSDATRILREIKLLRLLRHPDIVEIKHILLPPSRREFKDIYVVFERMESDLHQVIKANDDLTPEHYQFFLYQLLRGLKYIHRANVFHRDLKPKNILANADCKLKICDFGLARVAFNDTPTAIFWTDYVATRWYRAPELCGSFFSKYTPAIDIWSIGCIFAELLTGKPLFPGKNVVHQLDLMTDFLGTPSPEAIARVRNEKARRYLSSMRKKKPVPFSQKFPNVDPLALRVLQRMLAFEPKDRPTAEEALADSYFKGLAKVEREPSAQPVTKIEFEFERHRITKEDVRELIYREILEYHPKMLKEHLEGAEPTGFMYPSAVDHFKKQFAYLEEHYGKGGTVTPPERQHASLPRSCVLYSDNSRPNMAEVADDISRCSIKEVEKPAMDRTGGIPMARLPLQAPQNIQGVMTDRSVAAWPRKGVGSVLHYNNCGVAVTAVAEQRKMGRNPSVSAQYAAPSSSYPRRNPSCKSEKVEEGIEGANGLQTKPQYIARKVVAAAQGGPGGNWY is encoded by the exons ATGCCTCATGATCAGAGAAAAAAG TCATCTGTAGATATAGACTTCTTTACAGAATACGGTGAAGGGAGTAGATACAAAATAGAGGAAGTAATAGGTAAAGGAAGCTATGGTGTTGTTTGCTCTGCATATGATACACACACCGGAGAAAAGGTTGCAATAAAGAAAATCAATGACATATTTGAACATGTTTCTGATGCCACGCGCATTCTTCGTGAGATCAAGCTTCTTAGACTCTTACGCCATCCTGATATTGTGGAGATCAAGCATATTTTGTTACCTCCTTCTAGAAGGGAGTTCAAAGATATATATGTTGTTTTTGAACGTATGGAATCTGATTTACATCAGGTCATCAAAGCAAATGATGATTTGACTCCAGAGCATTATCAGTTTTTTCTCTATCAGCTTCTTCGAGGCTTGAAGTATATACACCGAG CAAATGTTTTTCACCGAGATCTAaagccaaaaaatattttagcaaatGCTGACTGCAAACTGAAGATTTGTGACTTCGGTCTTGCCAGAGTGGCTTTCAATGATACACCAACTGCTATATTTTGGACA GATTATGTTGCAACAAGGTGGTATAGAGCTCCTGAATTGTGTGGATCCTTTTTCTCCAAG tATACCCCAGCTATAGACATATGGAGCATTGGCTGCATTTTTGCAGAACTTTTAACTGGAAAACCTCTTTTCCCAGGGAAGAATGTTGTCCATCAATTGGACCTCATGACTGATTTTCTTGGAACACCGTCTCCTGAAGCCATTGCTAGG GTACGGAATGAGAAAGCTCGGAGATACTTGAGTAGCATGCGTAAGAAGAAGCCAGTTCCTTTCTCCCAAAAGTTTCCTAATGTAGACCCCCTTGCTCTTCGTGTGTTACAAAGAATGCTGGCATTTGAACCTAAGGATCGACCTACTGCTGAAGAG GCTCTAGCAGATTCTTATTTTAAAGGCTTGGCCAAGGTTGAGAGAGAGCCTTCTGCCCAGCCAGTTACCAAGATAGAATTTGAATTCGAGAGACATAGGATAACAAAGGAAGACGTGCGAGAGCTTATATACCGAGAGATTCTGGAGTACCATCCGAAGATGTTAAAAGAACATCTAGAGGGAGCCGAGCCAACAGGATTCATGTATCCAAG TGCGGTGGATCACTTCAAGAAGCAATTTGCATATCTTGAGGAGCATTATGGAAAAGGTGGAACTGTTACTCCACCCGAGAGGCAACATGCATCATTACCCAG GTCATGTGTGTTGTATTCAGATAACTCAAGACCAAATATGGCTGAGGTTGCAGATGATATCTCCAGGTGTAGCATCAAAGAAGTTGAGAAGCCAGCCATGGACAGGACTGGTGGTATCCCAATGGCCAGGCTTCCTTTACAAGCTCCTCAAAATATTCAAGGTGTGATGACTGATCGTA GCGTTGCTGCATGGCCCAGAAAAGGTGTAGGTTCTGTATTGCATTACAACAACTGTGGGGTAGCAGTTACAGCTGTTGCTGAGCAGCGGAAGATGGGTAGAAATCCGTCTGTTTCAGCCCAGTATGCTGCTCCAAGCAGTTCATATCCAAGACGAAACCCAAGCTGTAAAAGTGAGAAGGTGGAAGAGGGGATTGAAGGTGCTAATGGACTTCAGACTAAGCCTCAGTACATAGCACGAAAAGTTGTTGCTGCTGCTCAAGGGGGACCTGGTGGTAATTGgtattga
- the LOC114394223 gene encoding uncharacterized protein LOC114394223 isoform X1 produces MEGEGSIHVQVDELQRMRLSETISIGTTMFEPRGLSSIDKLDSNNSTANSVSSTTSAPEKKLTLFALQLAVLEKAATGLGTLGFIWATVVLLGGFAITLEKTDFWFITIILVVEGTRIFSRSHELEWQHQATWSITEVLVTPSTKNHHHQYVSTDTTPTRTRTRMWVSSDVPLLPYAKWFFLSRHVSRLLYWLQLLSATACVVLSLIKLVKHDYGEVAKGDTDKRNRKSALSIFYALALSEALLFLMEKAYWEWQVSYCKLLEEVNKECELGPSGMVSTRRLFYDAYSRCVNGSIFDGLKMDMVGFSMDLLASNSPDEQLIGARILRQFSISERFCDDTLQKIGIDISMVERLVEMLNWTDFKDEEIRLSAAEILSKLAGKKQNSLRIAGIPGAMESISSLLQTNRSVIPAADEIGEKKLVFDHQNYGFWTFNHLGLLILKKLARDLDNCGKIGNTRGLLPKIIDFTHAEEWLLKSENVTPSQVLTLKRSLQLVKMLASTVGTTGKHLRREIAEIVFTISNIRDILRHGEKHPLLQKLCIEILTSLALEEDATERIGGTGGVLKELFNIFFKHNIPENQKHVKIVAGEALAMLALESKSNCHRILKLKVLEKLAEALKDPLLRVNAARILRNLCTYSGSEWFIQLKGVTTAAPIILRAIMSEDNKIQEVMIGLAANVFRYMTSHESSIVFEEAGITEAELANKLVQILKKYQYPPTKIPRIRRFVIELAIWMMKDKAENIETFKGLGMEEVLEGVLETTSELESFNVFSGTVGLNRHTLTTQSLVEMALKLMEDS; encoded by the exons ATGGAAGGAGAGGGAAGCATTCATGTACAAGTTGATGAACTACAAAGGATGAGGCTCAGCGAAACCATCAGCATAGGCACCACCATGTTTGAGCCTCGTGGACTCAGCAGCATAGACAAGCTGGACAGTAATAATAGCACTGCCAATTCTGTGTCTTCAACAACCTCAGCACCAGAAAAGAAGCTCACCCTTTTCGCTCTTCAGCTTGCGGTGCTTGAAAAAGCAGCAACCGGGTTGGGAACTCTCGGCTTCATTTGGGCAACCGTTGTCCTTCTCGGCGGTTTCGCCATCACCTTAGAAAAAACCGACTTCTGGTTCATCACCATCATACTTGTAGTTGAAGGAACCAGGAttttcagcaggagtcatgaaCTTGAATGGCAGCACCAAGCCACATGGTCCATCACTGAGGTACTTGTAACTCCCAGTACAAAG aacCATCACCACCAATATGTTTCAACAGATACTACCCCAACAAGGACACGAACTAGGATGTGGGTTAGCTCAGATGTTCCACTCCTACCATATGCTAAATGGTTTTTCCTTTCGAGGCATGTCAGTAGACTTCTCTATTGGCTTCAGCTTCTTTCTGCAACGGCTTGTGTGGTTCTCTCGTTAATAAAGCTCGTCAAGCATGATTATGGAGAGGTGGCAAAGGGGGACACTGACAAGAGGAACCGCAAATCTGCTCTCTCTATCTTCTATGCCTTGGCTCTTTCGGAAGCTTTGTTGTTCCTAATGGAAAAGGCCTATTGGGAATGGCAAGTCAGCTATTGTAAACTGTTGGAAGAGGTCAACAAGGAGTGTGAGTTGGGGCCATCAGGAATGGTGTCCACTAGAAGGCTCTTCTATGATGCCTATTCAAGATGTGTCAATGGAAGCATATTTGATGGCTTGAAAATGGATATGGTAGGTTTTTCTATGGACTTGTTGGCTTCTAACTCCCCTGATGAGCAGCTCATTGGAGCAAGGATTCTTAGGCAGTTTTCAATCAGTGAAAGATTTTGTGATGACACCCTTCAAAAGATTGGAATTGACATATCAATGGTGGAGAGACTAGTTGAGATGTTGAATTGGACAGACTTCAAGGACGAAGAGATTAGGCTCTCAGCTGCTGAGATTTTGTCAAAACTAGCTGGCAAGAAGCAGAACTCTCTCCGCATAGCCGGAATACCGGGAGCTATGGAATCAATATCATCTCTTTTACAAACTAATAGGAGTGTGATTCCTGCAGCTGATGAGATTGGTGAAAAGAAACTTGTATTTGATCACCAAAATTATGGGTTCTGGACTTTTAACCACTTGGGACTCCTCATACTGAAAAAACTTGCACGTGACCTTGACAACTGTGGAAAGATTGGAAACACAAGGGGCCTCCTTCCAAAGATCATAGACTTCACACATGCTGAAGAGTGGTTGCTAAAGAGTGAAAATGTTACTCCATCCCAAGTTCTGACACTGAAGAGATCTCTGCAACTGGTGAAGATGCTGGCTAGCACAGTTGGCACCACTGGGAAACATCTTCGAAGAGAGATTGCGGAGATAGTTTTCACCATCAGCAATATTAGAGATATTTTAAGGCATGGAGAGAAGCATCCTCTTCTACAGAAACTTTGCATAGAAATTTTAACCAGTCTGGCATTGGAAGAGGATGCAACGGAAAGAATAGGGGGTACAGGTGGAGTACTTAAAGAATTGTTCAACATATTTTTCAAACACAACATACCAGAAAATCAGAAACATGTAAAAATTGTTGCTGGTGAGGCCCTTGCAATGCTGGCTTTAGAAAGCAAGAGTAACTGCCATCGAATTTTAAAGTTGAAAGTACTAGAAAAGCTCGCTGAAGCATTGAAAGATCCATTGCTCCGTGTCAATGCAGCTAGAATTCTAAGAAATTTATGCACCTATAGTGGATCAGAATGGTTCATCCAGCTAAAGGGGGTAACAACTGCAGCACCCATA ATACTTCGGGCGATCATGTCAGAAGACAACAAGATACAAGAGGTGATGATTGGACTAGCAGCAAATGTTTTCAGATACATGACCTCTCATGAATCAAGCATTGTATTTGAAGAAGCTGGAATTACTGAGGCTGAACTTGCAAACAAATTAGTTCAGATTCTCAAGAAATACCAGTATCCCCCAACTAAGATTCCAAGGATAAGGAGGTTCGTAATAGAGCTGGCTATTTGGATGATGAAAGACAAAGCAGAAAACATAGAAACCTTTAAGGGTCTGGGAATGGAGGAGGTGTTGGAGGGTGTCTTAGAGACCACATCAGAACTTGAAAGCTTTAATGTTTTCTCTGGCACTGTTGGACTGAACCGGCACACTCTAACAACTCAGTCACTGGTTGAGATGGCATTGAAATTGATGGAAGATAGTTAA
- the LOC114394223 gene encoding uncharacterized protein LOC114394223 isoform X2 has translation MEGEGSIHVQVDELQRMRLSETISIGTTMFEPRGLSSIDKLDSNNSTANSVSSTTSAPEKKLTLFALQLAVLEKAATGLGTLGFIWATVVLLGGFAITLEKTDFWFITIILVVEGTRIFSRSHELEWQHQATWSITENHHHQYVSTDTTPTRTRTRMWVSSDVPLLPYAKWFFLSRHVSRLLYWLQLLSATACVVLSLIKLVKHDYGEVAKGDTDKRNRKSALSIFYALALSEALLFLMEKAYWEWQVSYCKLLEEVNKECELGPSGMVSTRRLFYDAYSRCVNGSIFDGLKMDMVGFSMDLLASNSPDEQLIGARILRQFSISERFCDDTLQKIGIDISMVERLVEMLNWTDFKDEEIRLSAAEILSKLAGKKQNSLRIAGIPGAMESISSLLQTNRSVIPAADEIGEKKLVFDHQNYGFWTFNHLGLLILKKLARDLDNCGKIGNTRGLLPKIIDFTHAEEWLLKSENVTPSQVLTLKRSLQLVKMLASTVGTTGKHLRREIAEIVFTISNIRDILRHGEKHPLLQKLCIEILTSLALEEDATERIGGTGGVLKELFNIFFKHNIPENQKHVKIVAGEALAMLALESKSNCHRILKLKVLEKLAEALKDPLLRVNAARILRNLCTYSGSEWFIQLKGVTTAAPIILRAIMSEDNKIQEVMIGLAANVFRYMTSHESSIVFEEAGITEAELANKLVQILKKYQYPPTKIPRIRRFVIELAIWMMKDKAENIETFKGLGMEEVLEGVLETTSELESFNVFSGTVGLNRHTLTTQSLVEMALKLMEDS, from the exons ATGGAAGGAGAGGGAAGCATTCATGTACAAGTTGATGAACTACAAAGGATGAGGCTCAGCGAAACCATCAGCATAGGCACCACCATGTTTGAGCCTCGTGGACTCAGCAGCATAGACAAGCTGGACAGTAATAATAGCACTGCCAATTCTGTGTCTTCAACAACCTCAGCACCAGAAAAGAAGCTCACCCTTTTCGCTCTTCAGCTTGCGGTGCTTGAAAAAGCAGCAACCGGGTTGGGAACTCTCGGCTTCATTTGGGCAACCGTTGTCCTTCTCGGCGGTTTCGCCATCACCTTAGAAAAAACCGACTTCTGGTTCATCACCATCATACTTGTAGTTGAAGGAACCAGGAttttcagcaggagtcatgaaCTTGAATGGCAGCACCAAGCCACATGGTCCATCACTGAG aacCATCACCACCAATATGTTTCAACAGATACTACCCCAACAAGGACACGAACTAGGATGTGGGTTAGCTCAGATGTTCCACTCCTACCATATGCTAAATGGTTTTTCCTTTCGAGGCATGTCAGTAGACTTCTCTATTGGCTTCAGCTTCTTTCTGCAACGGCTTGTGTGGTTCTCTCGTTAATAAAGCTCGTCAAGCATGATTATGGAGAGGTGGCAAAGGGGGACACTGACAAGAGGAACCGCAAATCTGCTCTCTCTATCTTCTATGCCTTGGCTCTTTCGGAAGCTTTGTTGTTCCTAATGGAAAAGGCCTATTGGGAATGGCAAGTCAGCTATTGTAAACTGTTGGAAGAGGTCAACAAGGAGTGTGAGTTGGGGCCATCAGGAATGGTGTCCACTAGAAGGCTCTTCTATGATGCCTATTCAAGATGTGTCAATGGAAGCATATTTGATGGCTTGAAAATGGATATGGTAGGTTTTTCTATGGACTTGTTGGCTTCTAACTCCCCTGATGAGCAGCTCATTGGAGCAAGGATTCTTAGGCAGTTTTCAATCAGTGAAAGATTTTGTGATGACACCCTTCAAAAGATTGGAATTGACATATCAATGGTGGAGAGACTAGTTGAGATGTTGAATTGGACAGACTTCAAGGACGAAGAGATTAGGCTCTCAGCTGCTGAGATTTTGTCAAAACTAGCTGGCAAGAAGCAGAACTCTCTCCGCATAGCCGGAATACCGGGAGCTATGGAATCAATATCATCTCTTTTACAAACTAATAGGAGTGTGATTCCTGCAGCTGATGAGATTGGTGAAAAGAAACTTGTATTTGATCACCAAAATTATGGGTTCTGGACTTTTAACCACTTGGGACTCCTCATACTGAAAAAACTTGCACGTGACCTTGACAACTGTGGAAAGATTGGAAACACAAGGGGCCTCCTTCCAAAGATCATAGACTTCACACATGCTGAAGAGTGGTTGCTAAAGAGTGAAAATGTTACTCCATCCCAAGTTCTGACACTGAAGAGATCTCTGCAACTGGTGAAGATGCTGGCTAGCACAGTTGGCACCACTGGGAAACATCTTCGAAGAGAGATTGCGGAGATAGTTTTCACCATCAGCAATATTAGAGATATTTTAAGGCATGGAGAGAAGCATCCTCTTCTACAGAAACTTTGCATAGAAATTTTAACCAGTCTGGCATTGGAAGAGGATGCAACGGAAAGAATAGGGGGTACAGGTGGAGTACTTAAAGAATTGTTCAACATATTTTTCAAACACAACATACCAGAAAATCAGAAACATGTAAAAATTGTTGCTGGTGAGGCCCTTGCAATGCTGGCTTTAGAAAGCAAGAGTAACTGCCATCGAATTTTAAAGTTGAAAGTACTAGAAAAGCTCGCTGAAGCATTGAAAGATCCATTGCTCCGTGTCAATGCAGCTAGAATTCTAAGAAATTTATGCACCTATAGTGGATCAGAATGGTTCATCCAGCTAAAGGGGGTAACAACTGCAGCACCCATA ATACTTCGGGCGATCATGTCAGAAGACAACAAGATACAAGAGGTGATGATTGGACTAGCAGCAAATGTTTTCAGATACATGACCTCTCATGAATCAAGCATTGTATTTGAAGAAGCTGGAATTACTGAGGCTGAACTTGCAAACAAATTAGTTCAGATTCTCAAGAAATACCAGTATCCCCCAACTAAGATTCCAAGGATAAGGAGGTTCGTAATAGAGCTGGCTATTTGGATGATGAAAGACAAAGCAGAAAACATAGAAACCTTTAAGGGTCTGGGAATGGAGGAGGTGTTGGAGGGTGTCTTAGAGACCACATCAGAACTTGAAAGCTTTAATGTTTTCTCTGGCACTGTTGGACTGAACCGGCACACTCTAACAACTCAGTCACTGGTTGAGATGGCATTGAAATTGATGGAAGATAGTTAA